From a region of the Streptococcus ruminantium genome:
- a CDS encoding Cna B-type domain-containing protein — translation MTKLRNLLLILLVLFGGIFSAQAASAKSVDIEVSNTNLTPEVVEGGNSTRFSFDFTVPNGTKKDDTTTISLPKELDFQRYQEFEVYAPDGQAVAKAVIEPKIKTLTMTYTDYVEKHSDIKGHLEMNVVVDRKVITTANTVAAEITINNKTKITIGTGKLSYTGTKGDSDKIDFWKYGVSSNNNEIVYLININTSKSTVPDVTISDQLKSPGLQYVEDSFEIQEGNWYKNEWNYWALGSEINVTSKYKDKIEISSDKTSFKVKLGDINGKGYRIKYRVKAAYTLINGEKLNNLAEYYTGTTRRSHASHVQTYQGASGSASGYNYGLIIEKVNEERQLLAGAEFTVTRTATGQVIGKFMTDEKGIVEVTGLLRDEYTITETKAPAGYAIAAPVTRIADNSIVTIIDKKANTDIEGKKTWVDNNDQDGKRPKSIKVNLLANGTIVQTKEVTAENDWSYKFSGLDQHDKDGEKIVYTVSEEKVDGYEMKVEGTNITNTHTPETTQVSGTKTWNDNNDQDGKRPQSITVNLLADGKVIKSQQVTAENDWKYTFTDLPKYANGKEIVYTVTENAVEGYTTTYDKYNITNSYTPGQTSLTVTKAWDDKDNQDGKRPEAIQVQLYANDQKSGEVVTLTAANKWTHTWTGLAKKANKKDIVYTVKEVSKVEGYTTTVGTVENGNVTITNTYKPSTTSIKVNKVWKDKDNQDGLRPTSITVNLLADGEVVKTETITPNADGDWSHTFTDLPEYKNGKKITYTVSEEKVEGYETTVEGTTITNTHTPETTEVAGTKTWNDNNDQDGKRPKSITVNLLADGQPVASKIVTADDNWSYKFSNLPAKKNGATITYTISEKAVADYTTTYDGYNITNSYTPGETSVTATKVWEDNNNQDGLRREIKLELYADGVATGQSQTLSEENNWKATWTGLAKKANKKDIVYTVKEVTAIDGYTSKVTQTSTNNFTITNTHTPETTQVSGAKTWNDNNDQDGKRPKSITVNLLANGEVVQSQKVSADTNWTYTFTNLPKYANGKEIVYTVSEEKVEGYETTVEGTNITNTHTPETTEVAGTKTWNDNNDQDGKRPKSITVNLLADGKAIKSQQVTAENDWKYTFTDLPKYANGKEIVYTVLEEEVDGYEMKVDGYNITNSYTPSTTSVKVNKVWKDKDNQDGLRPTSIIVNLLADGQVVSTTTIKPDANGDWNYTFTDLPEYKNGKKITYTAEEANTPNGYTSSVEGTTITNTHTPETTEVAGTKTWNDNNDQDGKRPKSITVNLLANGEVVQSQKVSADTNWTYTFTNLPKYANGKEIVYTVTENAVDNYTTTIDGHNITNSYTPGQTSLTVTKVWKDNNNQDGKRPGSIQVQLYADGEKLGEPVTLTADNKWTHTWTGLDKKANQKDIVYTVKEVSVVDGYTASVGKVENGNVTITNTYKPTTPPKKKKSTPLPSTGSLNGLGLTFVGLALAATISARAIYRKRK, via the coding sequence ATGACTAAGTTAAGAAACCTACTTCTAATCTTGCTGGTGTTGTTTGGCGGGATTTTTTCTGCCCAAGCAGCCTCGGCAAAATCTGTTGATATTGAGGTTAGCAACACTAATCTAACCCCTGAGGTGGTTGAAGGAGGAAACTCCACAAGATTTTCATTTGATTTTACTGTGCCTAATGGAACAAAAAAAGATGACACAACCACCATCTCCTTACCAAAAGAACTGGATTTTCAACGGTATCAAGAATTTGAAGTTTATGCTCCTGATGGACAAGCTGTCGCAAAAGCTGTTATTGAACCCAAAATCAAAACACTAACAATGACCTATACAGACTATGTTGAGAAACATAGCGACATAAAAGGACATCTCGAAATGAACGTTGTTGTGGATAGGAAGGTAATAACAACAGCAAATACGGTTGCGGCAGAAATAACGATAAATAATAAAACTAAGATTACGATTGGTACTGGTAAGCTTAGCTATACCGGTACTAAGGGTGATAGCGATAAGATTGACTTTTGGAAATACGGAGTTAGCTCTAACAACAACGAAATAGTGTATTTGATTAATATCAATACATCTAAGTCAACTGTGCCTGATGTAACGATTTCAGATCAGCTTAAGTCTCCTGGCTTACAGTATGTGGAAGATAGCTTTGAAATCCAAGAAGGAAACTGGTATAAAAATGAGTGGAACTACTGGGCATTAGGAAGTGAGATTAATGTCACCAGTAAGTATAAGGATAAGATTGAGATTTCTTCCGATAAAACCTCCTTTAAAGTTAAACTCGGGGACATTAATGGGAAAGGATACAGAATCAAGTACAGGGTAAAAGCCGCCTACACTCTTATTAACGGAGAAAAACTTAATAATTTAGCAGAGTACTATACTGGAACTACCAGAAGATCTCATGCCAGTCATGTGCAGACCTATCAAGGCGCTTCTGGTTCAGCTAGTGGCTATAACTACGGTTTAATCATTGAAAAAGTAAATGAAGAGCGTCAACTTCTTGCAGGAGCTGAATTCACCGTTACTCGCACAGCAACTGGTCAAGTGATTGGCAAATTTATGACTGATGAAAAAGGGATAGTGGAAGTCACTGGGCTTTTGAGGGATGAGTATACTATCACTGAAACAAAGGCTCCGGCAGGCTATGCGATTGCAGCCCCTGTAACGAGGATAGCTGATAATTCAATCGTAACCATTATAGATAAAAAAGCAAACACCGACATTGAAGGCAAAAAGACCTGGGTGGATAACAACGACCAAGACGGTAAACGACCAAAGTCTATCAAAGTTAATCTTCTGGCTAATGGAACAATCGTTCAGACTAAAGAAGTAACTGCAGAGAATGATTGGTCATATAAATTCTCAGGCTTGGACCAACACGATAAAGATGGGGAAAAAATCGTCTACACTGTTTCAGAAGAAAAGGTAGACGGATATGAGATGAAGGTGGAAGGAACTAACATCACCAACACCCATACTCCAGAAACAACGCAAGTTTCAGGGACTAAGACTTGGAACGATAACAACGACCAAGACGGTAAACGACCACAATCTATCACCGTAAACCTCTTGGCTGATGGTAAGGTCATCAAGAGCCAACAAGTCACTGCCGAAAACGACTGGAAGTATACCTTCACCGACCTACCGAAGTACGCTAACGGAAAAGAAATCGTCTATACCGTGACAGAAAACGCTGTTGAAGGCTACACCACAACCTACGATAAGTACAATATCACCAATAGTTACACACCTGGTCAAACTAGCCTCACAGTAACCAAGGCTTGGGATGACAAGGACAATCAAGACGGTAAACGTCCTGAAGCTATCCAAGTTCAACTCTATGCTAACGACCAGAAATCTGGCGAGGTCGTGACACTAACAGCAGCCAACAAATGGACACACACTTGGACAGGACTTGCTAAGAAGGCAAACAAAAAAGACATCGTCTACACCGTCAAAGAAGTCTCAAAAGTAGAGGGATACACCACTACTGTAGGAACTGTTGAAAATGGAAATGTCACCATTACCAACACCTATAAACCAAGTACAACCTCTATCAAGGTAAACAAGGTCTGGAAAGATAAGGACAACCAAGATGGTCTGCGCCCAACTTCCATTACCGTCAACCTCTTGGCGGATGGTGAAGTTGTTAAGACGGAAACGATCACACCAAATGCTGATGGCGATTGGAGCCACACCTTCACAGACTTGCCTGAATACAAAAATGGCAAGAAAATCACTTACACCGTTTCAGAAGAAAAGGTAGAGGGATACGAAACAACGGTAGAAGGAACTACCATCACCAACACCCATACTCCAGAAACAACAGAAGTTGCAGGTACCAAGACTTGGAACGATAACAACGACCAAGATGGTAAACGTCCAAAATCTATTACCGTAAACCTCTTGGCAGACGGTCAACCGGTCGCAAGCAAAATCGTCACCGCAGACGACAACTGGTCTTACAAGTTCTCAAACCTACCTGCTAAGAAAAATGGAGCTACCATTACCTACACGATTAGTGAAAAAGCAGTCGCAGATTACACTACAACCTATGATGGCTACAATATCACTAACAGCTACACACCGGGAGAAACAAGTGTCACTGCCACAAAAGTTTGGGAAGACAACAACAACCAAGACGGACTGCGCAGGGAAATCAAACTAGAACTCTACGCAGACGGTGTTGCCACTGGACAGAGCCAAACCCTTTCTGAAGAGAACAACTGGAAAGCAACCTGGACAGGACTTGCTAAGAAGGCAAACAAAAAGGACATCGTCTACACCGTCAAAGAAGTCACTGCTATTGATGGCTATACTTCAAAAGTAACTCAAACATCAACCAATAACTTTACCATCACCAATACCCATACTCCAGAAACAACGCAAGTTTCAGGTGCTAAGACCTGGAATGACAACAATGACCAAGACGGTAAACGTCCGAAATCTATCACTGTCAACCTCTTGGCTAACGGTGAAGTCGTTCAAAGTCAGAAAGTCTCTGCCGATACGAATTGGACTTATACCTTTACTAACCTACCGAAGTACGCTAACGGAAAAGAAATCGTCTACACTGTTTCAGAAGAAAAGGTAGAGGGATACGAAACAACGGTAGAAGGAACCAATATCACCAATACCCATACTCCAGAAACAACGGAAGTTGCAGGTACTAAGACCTGGAATGACAACAACGACCAAGACGGTAAACGTCCGAAATCTATCACCGTAAACCTCTTGGCGGATGGTAAGGCCATCAAGAGCCAACAAGTCACTGCTGAAAACGACTGGAAGTATACCTTCACCGACCTACCGAAATACGCTAACGGAAAAGAAATCGTCTATACTGTTTTAGAAGAAGAAGTAGACGGGTATGAGATGAAGGTGGATGGCTACAATATCACAAACAGTTACACACCAAGTACAACCTCTGTCAAGGTAAACAAGGTGTGGAAAGATAAGGACAACCAAGATGGTCTACGCCCAACTTCTATTATCGTCAACCTTCTGGCAGATGGTCAGGTAGTTTCTACAACAACCATCAAACCAGATGCCAACGGTGATTGGAACTACACATTCACAGACTTGCCTGAATACAAAAATGGCAAGAAAATTACCTACACTGCGGAAGAGGCGAACACACCAAACGGGTATACCTCATCTGTAGAAGGAACCACCATCACTAACACCCACACTCCAGAAACAACAGAAGTTGCAGGGACTAAGACTTGGAATGACAATAATGACCAAGACGGTAAGCGTCCAAAATCTATCACCGTAAACCTCTTGGCTAACGGTGAAGTCGTTCAAAGTCAGAAAGTCTCTGCCGATACGAATTGGACCTATACCTTTACTAACCTACCGAAGTACGCTAACGGGAAGGAAATCGTCTACACTGTAACTGAGAATGCCGTTGATAACTATACAACAACCATTGATGGACACAACATTACCAACAGTTACACACCAGGTCAGACGAGTCTCACTGTTACCAAGGTCTGGAAGGATAACAATAATCAAGACGGTAAACGTCCTGGATCTATCCAAGTTCAACTCTATGCCGACGGTGAAAAGTTGGGCGAACCTGTAACCCTGACTGCTGATAACAAGTGGACGCATACTTGGACAGGACTTGACAAGAAAGCAAACCAGAAAGATATTGTCTATACAGTCAAAGAGGTTTCAGTGGTTGATGGATACACAGCATCTGTAGGAAAAGTTGAAAATGGAAATGTCACCATTACCAACACCTACAAGCCAACCACTCCTCCTAAGAAGAAAAAATCGACTCCACTGCCATCAACAGGAAGTCTCAACGGACTAGGACTGACGTTTGTCGGACTAGCACTTGCCGCGACTATCAGTGCTCGAGCGATTTACCGAAAGAGGAAATAG
- a CDS encoding acetyl-CoA carboxylase carboxyl transferase subunit alpha encodes MTSDVARMIRLARDQARLTTLDYATQLFDDFMELHGDRNFRDDGAIVGGVGFLEGQPVTVIGIQKGKNLQENLKRNFGQPHPEGYRKALRLMKQAEKFGRPVITFINTAGAYPGVGAEERGQGEAIARNLMEMSDLKVPIIAIIIGEGGSGGALALAVADQVWMLENSMYAVLSPEGFASILWKDGNRAMEAAELMKITSYELEKLQVVDRVIQENGRAVKEVLADIKKHLLSQLAHLQTLPLEQLLENRYQRFRKY; translated from the coding sequence ATGACTAGTGATGTCGCACGCATGATACGCTTGGCAAGAGATCAGGCTCGCTTGACAACTTTAGACTATGCCACGCAATTATTTGATGATTTCATGGAGCTGCATGGTGATCGCAATTTTCGTGATGATGGAGCGATTGTTGGTGGTGTCGGTTTTTTAGAAGGCCAGCCAGTGACGGTCATCGGTATCCAAAAAGGGAAGAACCTGCAAGAAAATCTCAAAAGAAATTTTGGTCAACCTCATCCGGAAGGTTATCGAAAGGCGCTTCGCCTCATGAAGCAGGCAGAAAAGTTTGGTCGTCCTGTTATTACCTTTATCAATACTGCGGGAGCCTATCCAGGTGTGGGTGCAGAGGAGCGTGGACAAGGTGAAGCCATCGCTCGTAATCTCATGGAAATGAGTGATCTCAAGGTGCCTATCATTGCTATTATCATTGGAGAAGGTGGCTCAGGAGGAGCCCTTGCTTTGGCAGTAGCTGATCAGGTCTGGATGTTAGAAAATTCGATGTACGCGGTTCTTAGTCCCGAAGGTTTCGCCTCTATTCTATGGAAAGATGGCAATCGAGCTATGGAAGCTGCTGAACTTATGAAAATCACTTCCTACGAACTAGAGAAACTCCAAGTAGTTGATCGGGTAATTCAGGAAAATGGCAGAGCTGTTAAGGAAGTCTTGGCAGACATCAAGAAACATCTGCTGAGTCAGTTGGCTCACCTACAAACCCTACCATTAGAGCAATTATTGGAAAATCGTTATCAAAGATTTAGAAAATACTAG
- a CDS encoding PTS sugar transporter subunit IIB has protein sequence MSIGIIIASHGEFAAGIHQSGSMIFGEQEKVQVVTFMPSEGPDDLYAKLNAAVDAFEADDEVLVLADLWSGSPFNQASRVAGENPDRKFAIITGLNLPMLIQAYTERMINATAGVEEVAANIIKEAKDGIKVLPEELQPAEATPTVAATPAAPQGAIPPGTVIGDGKLKINLARVDTRLLHGQVATGWTPASKADRIIVASDTVAKDELRKQLIKQAAPGNVKANVIPIKKLIEISKDPRFGNTHALILFETPQEALEAIEGGVEIKELNVGSMAHSTGKTMVNNVLSMDKDDVATFEKLRDLGVQFDVRKVPNDSKKDLFELINKANVQ, from the coding sequence ATGAGTATTGGAATCATTATTGCAAGTCATGGCGAATTTGCTGCCGGTATTCATCAGTCAGGTTCTATGATTTTTGGCGAACAAGAAAAAGTACAAGTTGTTACTTTTATGCCAAGTGAAGGGCCAGATGATTTATACGCTAAGCTCAATGCTGCTGTTGACGCATTTGAGGCCGATGATGAAGTTTTGGTGTTGGCTGACCTTTGGAGTGGTTCACCATTTAACCAAGCAAGCCGCGTAGCTGGTGAAAATCCAGACCGTAAGTTTGCCATCATTACTGGTCTAAACTTGCCGATGCTTATTCAAGCTTACACAGAGCGTATGATTAACGCTACTGCTGGCGTAGAAGAAGTTGCGGCAAACATTATCAAAGAAGCAAAGGATGGTATCAAGGTTCTTCCAGAAGAACTTCAGCCAGCCGAAGCTACTCCTACAGTCGCTGCTACTCCTGCTGCACCACAAGGTGCTATCCCTCCAGGTACTGTCATCGGTGATGGTAAGTTAAAAATCAACTTGGCTCGTGTTGACACCCGCCTCTTGCATGGTCAGGTGGCGACTGGTTGGACTCCTGCTTCTAAAGCAGACCGCATTATTGTTGCTTCAGATACCGTTGCAAAAGATGAATTGCGTAAACAGCTCATCAAGCAAGCTGCACCTGGTAACGTAAAAGCGAACGTTATACCAATCAAAAAATTGATTGAGATTTCAAAAGACCCTCGCTTTGGTAACACACACGCTTTGATTCTCTTTGAAACTCCTCAGGAAGCTCTCGAAGCTATTGAAGGTGGCGTTGAGATCAAAGAGTTGAACGTCGGTTCTATGGCTCATTCTACTGGTAAAACAATGGTTAACAACGTATTGTCAATGGACAAAGACGATGTTGCAACCTTTGAAAAATTGCGTGACCTCGGTGTTCAATTCGATGTCCGTAAAGTACCAAATGACTCTAAAAAAGACTTGTTCGAACTCATCAACAAGGCCAACGTTCAATAA
- a CDS encoding PspC domain-containing protein has product MQKKWYKDKSRKEIAGVIAGLYDYFELYENYGWKLENVRLVVVILAIVTNLPFLTAYIILAILLPDKSELN; this is encoded by the coding sequence ATGCAAAAGAAATGGTATAAGGATAAAAGTCGTAAGGAAATTGCTGGTGTTATCGCTGGACTGTATGACTACTTTGAACTATATGAAAACTATGGTTGGAAGCTAGAAAACGTTCGATTGGTTGTCGTCATTTTGGCCATTGTAACCAATTTGCCTTTTCTGACTGCCTATATCATTCTAGCAATACTCTTACCAGATAAATCAGAATTAAACTAA
- the serS gene encoding serine--tRNA ligase, with protein MLDVKRIRADFDAIAAKLATRGVSAETLTEIKELDAKRRQILIVVEELKAKRNTVSAEIAQAKRNKENADDKIAAMQKLSADVKNLDAELFEIDEKLNVILAHLPNTPHDSVPSGADEEENVEVRRWGTPREFTFEPKAHWDLGEDLKILDWERGAKVTGARFLFYKGLGARLERALYNFMLDEHIAEGYQEVITPYIVNQDSMFGTGQYPKFKEDTFELTDTPFVLIPTAEVPLTNYYRNEILDESDLPVYFTAMSPSFRSEAGSAGRDTRGLIRLHQFHKVEMVKFATPEQSYDELEKMTANAENILQKLGLPCRVLALCTGDMGFSAAKTYDLEVWLPAQNTYREISSCSNTEDFQARRAQIRYRAAADGKVKLLHTLNGSGLAVGRTVAAILENYQNEDGSVTIPEVLRPYMGGVEVIKP; from the coding sequence ATGCTAGATGTTAAACGTATTCGTGCTGACTTTGATGCTATTGCAGCCAAATTAGCTACTCGCGGTGTCTCTGCTGAGACCTTGACTGAAATCAAGGAATTAGATGCTAAACGTCGTCAAATTTTAATAGTTGTTGAGGAATTAAAAGCAAAACGTAACACTGTTTCTGCTGAGATTGCTCAGGCAAAACGTAACAAGGAAAATGCAGACGATAAGATTGCGGCCATGCAAAAATTATCTGCTGATGTGAAAAACTTAGATGCAGAACTCTTTGAAATTGATGAAAAATTGAACGTCATCCTAGCGCATCTTCCAAATACACCTCATGATTCTGTTCCGAGCGGCGCTGATGAAGAGGAAAACGTAGAGGTTCGTCGTTGGGGCACACCACGTGAGTTCACTTTTGAACCCAAAGCTCACTGGGATTTAGGAGAAGACCTAAAAATACTGGACTGGGAGCGGGGAGCAAAAGTTACTGGCGCTCGTTTTCTCTTCTATAAAGGGTTGGGCGCTCGCTTGGAACGTGCTCTTTACAACTTTATGTTAGATGAACATATCGCAGAAGGCTATCAGGAAGTCATCACGCCTTACATAGTTAATCAAGACTCTATGTTCGGTACAGGTCAATATCCCAAGTTTAAGGAAGATACTTTTGAGTTGACTGACACTCCATTTGTCCTTATTCCAACTGCAGAAGTTCCTTTGACCAACTACTACCGCAACGAGATTTTAGATGAAAGTGATCTACCTGTATACTTTACAGCTATGAGTCCGTCTTTCCGTTCTGAAGCTGGTTCTGCCGGTCGCGATACTCGCGGTCTGATTCGACTGCACCAATTCCACAAGGTTGAAATGGTAAAATTTGCAACGCCAGAGCAGTCTTATGATGAACTAGAAAAGATGACAGCAAACGCAGAAAATATCCTTCAAAAACTTGGTCTTCCATGCCGTGTTTTAGCTCTTTGTACGGGCGATATGGGCTTCTCTGCTGCTAAAACCTACGACTTGGAAGTCTGGCTTCCTGCTCAAAATACTTACCGTGAAATCTCAAGCTGTTCTAACACAGAAGATTTTCAAGCTCGGCGTGCTCAGATTCGCTACCGCGCTGCCGCAGATGGCAAAGTCAAATTGCTGCACACTCTCAACGGTTCTGGTCTTGCAGTTGGTCGTACCGTTGCTGCAATCCTTGAAAACTATCAAAATGAAGATGGTTCTGTAACCATTCCAGAAGTACTCCGTCCGTACATGGGCGGTGTGGAAGTTATTAAGCCATAG
- a CDS encoding PTS mannose/fructose/sorbose transporter subunit IIC, translating to MDITLISAILVVIVAFFAGLEGILDEFQFHQPLVACTLIGLVTGNLTAGIMLGGSLQMLALGWANIGAAVAPDAALASVAAAIIMVKGGDFSDVGIKVATAAAIPLAVAGLFLTMIVRTISVGLVHGADNAAKEANFAAVERYHLFALVLQGLRIAVPAALLLAMPAEAVQSVLEAMPEWLKGGMAVGGGMVVAVGYAMVINMMATREVWPFFALGFALAALNQLTLIALGVIGVAIAFIYLNLSKQGGSGNGGASSNDPIGDILEDY from the coding sequence ATGGATATTACACTTATTTCTGCAATTCTTGTTGTCATCGTTGCCTTCTTCGCTGGTCTTGAAGGTATCCTTGACGAATTTCAATTCCACCAACCACTTGTTGCTTGTACACTTATCGGTCTTGTGACCGGTAATTTGACTGCAGGTATTATGCTTGGTGGTTCTCTACAAATGCTCGCTCTTGGCTGGGCAAACATTGGTGCTGCTGTTGCGCCTGATGCTGCTCTTGCTTCTGTTGCAGCTGCCATCATCATGGTTAAAGGTGGCGACTTTTCAGATGTAGGTATTAAAGTCGCAACAGCTGCTGCGATTCCTCTTGCAGTAGCAGGTCTCTTCCTTACTATGATTGTTCGTACAATCTCGGTAGGTCTTGTTCACGGTGCTGACAATGCTGCAAAAGAAGCTAACTTTGCTGCTGTTGAACGCTACCACTTGTTTGCACTTGTCCTTCAAGGTTTGCGTATCGCTGTTCCTGCTGCTCTTCTTCTAGCAATGCCAGCTGAAGCTGTTCAATCTGTTCTTGAAGCAATGCCAGAATGGCTCAAAGGCGGTATGGCTGTTGGTGGTGGTATGGTTGTTGCTGTAGGTTATGCTATGGTTATCAACATGATGGCAACTCGTGAAGTATGGCCATTCTTCGCCCTTGGTTTCGCCCTTGCTGCCCTCAATCAGCTAACACTTATCGCTCTAGGTGTTATCGGTGTCGCTATTGCCTTCATCTACCTCAACCTATCTAAACAAGGTGGCTCAGGTAACGGCGGTGCTTCATCTAACGACCCAATCGGCGATATTCTTGAAGACTACTAA
- a CDS encoding Cof-type HAD-IIB family hydrolase produces MKKKIIAIDLDGTLLNNDSQLSDYTISTIKKIRQAGHTVLIATGRPYRMAKNFYHQLELDTPMINFNGSLVHLPERKWQWEQNILIDKKYLLEFLKEEEHFEADFIAGEYKKKFYITQTNLDKIDPTLMGVEQITPDTLIKPERITSNPHSILMQTRAVDKYELAKEMKAYFKNELEINTWGGPLNILETCAKGVNKATALSYILNLYQASPQDLIAFGDEHNDIEMLELAGTAYAMKNCSNRLRPHADRLTEFANFEDGVARELENLFL; encoded by the coding sequence ATGAAGAAAAAAATAATTGCTATCGATTTAGATGGCACTCTACTAAATAATGATAGTCAGCTTTCCGACTACACCATATCGACTATTAAAAAAATTCGTCAAGCAGGTCACACCGTCCTTATTGCAACAGGACGTCCTTATCGAATGGCAAAAAATTTTTATCATCAACTGGAGCTAGATACTCCCATGATCAACTTCAATGGTTCTCTAGTTCATCTTCCAGAAAGAAAGTGGCAATGGGAACAGAATATCCTCATCGATAAAAAATATCTTTTAGAGTTTCTTAAAGAAGAAGAACATTTTGAGGCAGATTTTATTGCTGGTGAATACAAGAAGAAATTCTATATCACTCAAACCAATCTGGACAAAATTGACCCTACCTTGATGGGTGTTGAACAGATTACCCCTGATACTCTTATCAAACCAGAACGTATTACCAGCAACCCTCATTCCATTCTCATGCAAACTCGAGCAGTAGATAAATACGAACTGGCAAAAGAAATGAAAGCTTACTTTAAGAACGAGTTGGAAATCAACACTTGGGGCGGACCATTAAATATCCTCGAAACTTGTGCAAAAGGTGTCAATAAAGCGACAGCCCTTAGTTATATCCTCAATCTCTATCAAGCTAGTCCCCAAGATTTAATTGCTTTTGGAGATGAACATAATGATATTGAAATGCTGGAACTAGCTGGCACCGCCTACGCCATGAAAAATTGTAGCAATCGTCTCCGACCACACGCAGATCGTTTAACAGAATTTGCCAACTTTGAAGATGGAGTAGCACGAGAGCTAGAAAATCTATTTTTATAA
- a CDS encoding DUF956 family protein — MAQSQNTTVELQVTGAFYTGFGSKVGKFLIGDKALEFYPDSNVERYVQIPWSEITSIGANVTGKTISRHFEISTEKSRFLFASKDSGKILKVARNHIGNDRVVKLPTLIQTISKKLSNLFAKK, encoded by the coding sequence ATGGCGCAATCACAAAATACAACAGTTGAGCTACAGGTCACAGGAGCTTTCTACACCGGATTTGGAAGTAAGGTGGGTAAATTTCTGATTGGAGACAAGGCACTAGAGTTCTACCCAGACAGCAATGTGGAACGTTACGTCCAGATTCCTTGGTCAGAGATAACAAGTATTGGTGCAAATGTAACAGGTAAAACGATTAGTCGTCATTTTGAAATCTCTACTGAGAAAAGTCGTTTTTTATTCGCTTCCAAAGACTCTGGAAAGATTCTCAAAGTAGCTCGCAACCATATCGGAAACGACAGAGTAGTCAAACTCCCTACTCTCATCCAAACAATTAGCAAAAAACTTTCAAATCTATTTGCCAAAAAATAG
- a CDS encoding PTS system mannose/fructose/sorbose family transporter subunit IID, translating to MSEKIQLSVSDRKKVWWRSTFLQGSWNYERMQNLGWAYAMIPAIKKLYAKKEDQAAALERHLEFFNTHPYVASPILGVTLALEEERANGAEIDDTAIQGVKIGMMGPLAGIGDPVFWFTVRPILGAFGASLALTGNIVGPLLFFFGWNAIRMAFLWYTQEFGYKAGSEITKDMSGGILQDITKGASILGMFILAVLVQRWVSINFTVDLPSKQLSEGAYVVFPEGAVTGAELQGILGKALSGLSLHSTEAQTLQGQLNGLIPGLMGLLLTFLCMHLLKKKVTPITMIIGLFIVGIIARFFGIM from the coding sequence ATGTCAGAAAAAATTCAACTTTCCGTAAGCGATCGTAAAAAAGTTTGGTGGCGTTCAACCTTCCTTCAAGGTTCATGGAACTATGAGCGTATGCAAAACTTGGGTTGGGCCTATGCAATGATCCCAGCTATCAAAAAGTTATACGCTAAAAAAGAAGACCAAGCTGCTGCTCTTGAGCGTCACTTAGAGTTCTTCAATACTCACCCATACGTTGCTTCACCAATCCTTGGTGTGACACTTGCCCTTGAAGAAGAGCGCGCAAATGGTGCTGAAATCGATGACACAGCTATTCAAGGGGTGAAAATCGGTATGATGGGACCTCTTGCTGGTATTGGTGATCCAGTCTTCTGGTTTACAGTACGTCCGATCCTTGGTGCCTTCGGTGCGTCTCTTGCATTGACTGGTAACATCGTTGGTCCTTTGCTCTTCTTCTTTGGATGGAATGCTATTCGCATGGCCTTCTTGTGGTACACGCAAGAGTTTGGTTACAAAGCTGGTAGCGAGATTACCAAAGATATGTCTGGTGGTATCCTCCAAGACATCACTAAAGGTGCTTCTATCCTCGGTATGTTCATCCTTGCTGTACTTGTACAACGCTGGGTATCAATCAACTTTACTGTTGACCTTCCTAGCAAACAGCTGTCAGAAGGTGCTTATGTCGTTTTCCCAGAAGGTGCTGTAACCGGTGCAGAATTGCAAGGTATCCTTGGTAAAGCCCTCAGCGGTCTTAGTCTTCACTCAACAGAAGCACAAACCCTACAAGGTCAGTTGAACGGTTTGATTCCAGGCTTGATGGGACTTCTTCTCACTTTCCTCTGCATGCACTTGCTTAAGAAGAAAGTGACACCTATCACTATGATTATTGGTCTCTTCATCGTTGGTATTATCGCACGTTTCTTCGGAATCATGTAA